A stretch of the Channa argus isolate prfri chromosome 9, Channa argus male v1.0, whole genome shotgun sequence genome encodes the following:
- the cnmd gene encoding leukocyte cell-derived chemotaxin 1, giving the protein MLCASIAALYLWKVSDKNVYNVRYTMNINGEVREGSMEIDSDNNLERFKTGSGVDEAVEIHDFQIGITAIRFVGGDKCYIKSQIKGNLPHMGAHNKESLMFDLTDGLMPVSFDEEFLVWVAGKQSLKDTSFLSNKILGLCGELPIYWLQPLTPIDGERRKRDTQRAKRQFNLEEFEAAAEDRDLVSHADEDTSRVMEQDEGGQSSAGSAYNPENPYHRSGGARTEGAMTFDTMLDHQGICCSECQRSYTHCQRICEPLRGYWPWPYNFRGCQVACRVIMPCSWWVTRILGVV; this is encoded by the exons ATGCTGTGTGCATCGATAGCTGCTCTCTACCTGTGGAAAGTCAGTGATAAAAAT GTTTATAATGTTCGTTACACTATGAACATCAATGGGGAAGTGAGGGAGGGCTCCATGGAAATTGATTCTGACAACAACCTGGAGAGATTTAAAACAGGGAGTGGAGTTGACGAAGCCGTGGAGATTCATGACTTTCAAATT GGAATAACTGCAATCCGCTTCGTTGGAGGAGACAAGTGCTATATAAAATCCCAAATCAAAGGCAACCTTCCCCACATGGGAGCTCACAACAAAGAGTCGCTGATGTTTGACCTG acaGATGGATTAATGCCAGTGAGTTTTGATGAGGAGTTCCTCGTGTGGGTTGCAGGAAAACAGTCGCTGAAGGACACCAGTTTTCTGAGCAACAAAATTCTGGGTCTTTGTGGGGAACTTCCCATTTACTGGCTCCAACCTCTTACACCTATAG ATggggagagaagaaagagagacacgCAGCGAGCCAAACGGCAGTTTAACTTGGAGGAGTTTGAGGCTGCTGCTGAGGACAGGGACCTGGTGAGTCATGCAGATGAAGACACCTCCAGAGTCATGGAACAAGATGAAGGGGGGCAATCAAGTGCGGGGTCAGCATACAATCCTGAGAACCCCTACCAT CGCAGCGGAGGGGCCAGAACGGAGGGTGCCATGACCTTTGACACCATGTTAGATCACCAGGGGATCTGCTGCTCAGAATGCCAACGCAGCTACACTCACTGTCAGAGAATATGCGAGCCCCTGCGTGGCTACTGGCCTTGGCCTTACAACTTCAGAGGGTGCCAGGTAGCCTGCCGAGTCATTATGCCTTGTAGCTGGTGGGTGACACGTATTTTAGGTGTTGTGTAA
- the si:ch211-199f5.1 gene encoding protocadherin-8: MIRAKCTTHGHRWILLFSTHCFLFSSLAQSEGNTIRYQTREEDAPGTVIGNLAKDMSLSLSHSSKTNFRMMKQFNDSFIRVRESDGELTVGERIDRERICRHTPQCLITFDVVNFSKDRYKLIHVEVEVKDTNDNSPEFPNKESVVEISENAAVGSRIPLDPAVDADVGSNYIQSYQISVNSHFTIDVLLRADGVKYAELVLMKELDRETQSSYTVELVATDGGNPYKSGSTKITIKVTDFNDNSPVFDQNSFSVSLPEDAPVGTVILDLNAVDADEGLNGEVVYGFGKQLSHEVRELFQVNNKSGRLTLRKPVDFEDKSTYELDVQATDLGPNPTPSVCKIIIHVTDVNDNAPEISITPMTSITTGIAYISETADKDSLVALISTLDRDSGVNSQVHCMLYGHDHFKLRQAYEDSYMIVTAAALDRERISEYNLTIMAEDFGSPPLRKITQYTIRLSDENDNAPHFTKALYEVSVVENNAPGAYITTVEASDADLGNNGKITYRLVDSVIMGSPVNTFVSLNSVSGSVYALRSFNYEIMKQLDAHVQATDGGSPQLQSTAVIRLKIVDQNDNQPSIIEPPLYKGSAEVFLPRDAPAGYLVTQIKATDADEGINAQLSYKITEGGHLGFSINKDTGKMRVSQQLSYELTDNVKLTVSVSDNGAPPLTSTAIIHLSFIEGTLPSLPSLAQNGSEELFEWDMSIAIIIILAGSCSLLLLAIILITTICSRRKRETREGGYAEKEDIPNVEKVESGHIDSVIANHKGKVFDGHPFPEKPPLASSNTTEVDCEDGKQTVGIFESNSRVMEGKLKGYSTLPGYGKETVRPITIWKGNSFTTISAREPHISGKDSGKGDSDFNDSDSDISGDVHKKESPPTNSLWACTSECKVLGHSDRCWSPSATRPNTSLACGPHLSTFSKVASLPRDSRRENYYPAHIPKTNGLQSVYEKVQHQEFDYILVGPPTPARIQETDEISIPEYTNS, translated from the exons ATGATACGGGCCAAATGCACAACTCATGGGCACAGGTGGATTCTTTTATTCTCAAcccattgttttttattcagctcACTGGCTCAATCCGAAGGAAATACTATTCGATACCAGACCCGTGAGGAGGACGCACCAGGTACAGTCATCGGAAACCTAGCCAAGGACATGTCCTTGAGTCTGTCTCATTCCTCCAAGACCAATTTTAGGATGATGAAACAATTCAATGATTCATTCATCAGGGTACGAGAAAGCGACGGGGAGCTCACTGTCGGAGAGCGAATCGACAGAGAAAGAATCTGCAGACACACTCCACAGTGTCTCATTACTTTTGACGTGGTAAATTTCTCCAAAGATCGCTACAAATTAATTCACGTTGAGGTGGAAGTAAAggacaccaatgacaactctccgGAGTTTCCAAACAAGGAATCTGTGGTGGAGATCTCAGAGAATGCAGCAGTGGGGTCCCGGATCCCTTTAGACCCAGCTGTGGACGCCGATGTCGGGTCAAACTACATCCAAAGCTATCAGATTTCTGTCAACAGTCATTTTACCATTGATGTGCTCCTGAGAGCGGATGGGGTTAAATATGCGGAATTGGTGCTAATGAAAGAACTAGACAGGGAGACTCAGTCCTCATATACTGTGGAGTTGGTCGCCACAGACGGAGGAAACCCATACAAATCGGGGTCAACAAAGATTACTATCAAAGTGACGGACTTTAATGACAACAGTCCCGTTTTTGACCAGAACAGTTTCTCCGTCAGTTTGCCAGAGGACGCCCCGGTCGGCACCGTTATACTGGACCTAAACGCAGTTGATGCTGATGAGGGTTTAAATGGAGAGGTCGTCTACGGTTTCGGGAAACAGCTTTCTCATGAGGTCCGAGAACTTTTCCAAGTTAATAACAAATCCGGTCGCCTGACGCTCAGAAAGCCTGTGGATTTTGAGGACAAAAGCACCTATGAGCTAGACGTGCAGGCGACTGATCTGGGACCCAACCCGACCCCCTCCGTGTGCAAAATCATCATTCATGTCACAGACGTTAATGACAATGCCCCAGAAATTAGCATCACCCCGATGACCTCCATCACGACAGGCATCGCGTACATCAGCGAGACGGCAGACAAGGACAGTCTGGTGGCGCTGATCAGCACCCTGGACAGAGACTCGGGTGTTAACAGCCAGGTCCACTGCATGTTATACGGCCACGACCATTTTAAACTCCGACAGGCTTATGAGGACAGCTACATGATagtgacagcagcagccctagACAGGGAGAGGATTAGTGAGTACAACCTGACGATCATGGCTGAGGATTTTGGGTCACCTCCGCTGAGAAAGATCACTCAGTACACCATTAGACTCAGCGACGAGAATGACAACGCCCCTCACTTCACCAAGGCTCTCTATGAAGTTTCAGTGGTGGAAAACAATGCCCCGGGCGCTTACATCACCACAGTTGAGGCCAGCGACGCAGATCTGGGGAACAATGGGAAAATTACTTACAGGCTTGTGGACAGTGTCATTATGGGTTCGCCAGTGAACACCTTTGTGTCGCTGAACTCGGTGTCTGGCTCTGTATACGCGCTGAGAAGTTTTAATTATGAAATAATGAAACAGCTAGACGCACACGTCCAAGCAACTGATGGGGGCTCGCCACAGCTGCAGAGCACAGCTGTCATCAGATTAAAAATAGTTGATCAGAATGACAACCAACCTTCTATTATAGAGCCGCCCCTTTACAAAGGATCTGCTGAGGTGTTCTTGCCCAGAGATGCACCTGCAGGTTATTTGGTAACCCAGATAAAGGCCACAGATGCTGATGAAGGCATAAATGCACAGCTGTCCTATAAAATCACCGAGGGGGGACACCTGGGTTTCTCTATTAACAAGGACACAGGAAAGATGCGCGTGAGCCAGCAGCTGTCATATGAGCTCACAGACAATGTCAAACTGACAGTGTCGGTCAGTGACAATGGAGCCCCTCCACTCACCTCTACAGCAATTATACACTTAAGTTTCATAGAAGGTACTCTGCCCAGCTTGCCTTCCTTGGCTCAAAATGGCAGCGAGGAGCTCTTTGAATGGGACATGTCCATAGCCATAATCATTATCCTGGCAGGCAGCTGCTCTCTTCTCCTGCTGGCTATCATTCTCATCACAACCATTTGCAGCCGACGGAAAAGAGAGACAAGGGAGGGGGGGTATGCTGAAAAAGAAGACATACCAAATGTGGAGAAAGTGGAAAGTGGTCATATTGATTCAGTGATTGCCAACCACAAAGGCAAAGTGTTTGATGGCCATCCATTTCCAGAGAAACCTCCACTGGCTAGCAGCAATACAACAGAGGTAGACTGTGAGGATGGAAAGCAGACAGTAGGCATCTTTGAGTCAAATAGCAGGGTGATGGAGGGTAAATTAAAG GGCTATTCTACACTGCCAGGATACGGGAAAGAAACTGTCAGGCCGATAACAATATGGAAGGGTAATTCATTCACAACCATCTCAGCGAGAGAACCCCACATCAGCGGCAAGGACAGTGGAAAAGGGGACAGTGACTTCAATGATAGTGATTCTGACATAAGTGGAGATGTACACAAGAAAGAGTCACCACCAACAAACA GTCTCTGGGCATGCACAAGCGAGTGCAAAGTGTTGGGACACTCCGACCGCTGCTGGAGCCCTTCAGCTACAAGGCCCAACACCAGCCTGGCCTGTGGTCCGCACCTCTCAACGTTCTCCAAGGTGGCGTCGCTTCCCCGGGACAGCAGAAGGGAAAACTACTACCCGGCTCACATACCTAAAACCAACGGTCTGCAAAGTGTATACGAAAAAGTTCAACACCAGGAATTTGATTATATTCTTGTTGGGCCGCCGACACCTGCCAGAATACAGGAAACAGATGAGATATCCATTCCAGAGTACACAAACTCGTAA